A stretch of Linepithema humile isolate Giens D197 chromosome 3, Lhum_UNIL_v1.0, whole genome shotgun sequence DNA encodes these proteins:
- the PIP4K gene encoding phosphatidylinositol 5-phosphate 4-kinase type-2 alpha isoform X2, translating to MSSVPLMSSGLSKLKKKHFRVKHQKVKLFRANEPLLSVFMWGVNHTINELSHVNIPVMLLPDDFRAYSKLKVDNHLFNKENMPSHFKIKEYCPLVFRNLRERFGIDDLDYKESMTRSQPVLDDSSGKSGAKFYQSYDKLFIIKTLTSEEVERMHAFLKHYHPYIVERHGKTLLPQYLGMYRLTVDGVEHYVVAIRNVFSNHLTTHKKFDLKGSTVDREASDKEKEKDLPTYKDNDFVKEGTKIYIGEEAKAKLIETLTADVDFLTRLHLMDYSLLLGLHDCARAEQESRERAEREDDEDNHDEEDDSESGSGLESRGPMADRMWGWGGVGHAVASMATPPESPHAALVRDTSLQYEDAIIPELDIYAIPSKEGAPTKEIYFLAIIDVLTHYGVRKQAAKAAKTVKYGANVDGISTCDPEQYGKRFIEFMSKAIE from the exons ATGTCGAGCGTACCGCTGATGTCCAGCGGGCTCAGCAAGCTGAAGAAGAAACACTTTCGGGTGAAGCATCAGAAGGTTAAGCTGTTCCGCGCGAACGAGCCACTGCTCAGCGTGTTTATGTGGGGTGTTAATCATACA ATAAATGAACTTAGTCACGTTAACATTCCGGTAATGCTCTTGCCAGATGATTTTAGAGCTTACAGCAAATTGAAAGTGGATAATCATCTCTTCAACAA AGAGAACATGCCCTCCCACTTCAAAATCAAAGAATATTGCCCGTTAGTGTTTAGAAATTTGCGAGAGAGGTTTGGAATAGACGATCTGGATTACAAGGAATCGATGACAAG ATCTCAGCCAGTGCTCGACGATTCGTCCGGAAAGAGTGGCGCCAAGTTTTACCAATCCTACGACAAGCTGTTCATAATTAAAACTCTTACGAGTGAGGAAGTGGAGAGAATGCACGCGTTCTTGAAGCATTACCATCCC TATATTGTCGAGCGACACGGAAAGACACTATTGCCGCAGTACTTGGGAATGTACCGGCTGACCGTTGACGGCGTCGAGCATTACGTCGTCGCCATAAGAAATGTGTTCTCCAACCATTTAACGACACACAAGAAGTTCGACCTGAAAGGCTCGACGGTGGACCGAGAGGCGTCGgacaaggagaaagagaaggatcTTCCTACCTACAAGGATAACGATTTCGTTAAAGAAGGAACGAAAATTTACATCGGGGAGGAGGCCAAAGCTAAACTAATAGAAACATTAACCGCCGACGTAGAC TTCTTGACAAGATTACACCTGATGGATTACTCCTTGCTGCTCGGCTTGCACGATTGCGCGCGTGCTGAACAGGAGAGTCGAGAGCGCGCGGAAAGGGAGGACGACGAGGATAATCACGATGAGGAGGACGACAGTGAATCCGGCAGCGGATTGGAGTCTCGAGGTCCAATGGCGGA CCGCATGTGGGGTTGGGGCGGCGTTGGCCACGCGGTTGCCAGTATGGCGACGCCTCCCGAGTCGCCGCACGCCGCGTTAGTACGTGATACCAGTCTACAATATGAAGACGCGATAATACCCGAACTAGATATTTATGCTATTCCTAGTAAAGAAG GTGCTCCCACGAAGGAGATCTATTTTTTGGCCATAATAGACGTGCTGACGCACTACGGCGTGCGCAAGCAGGCGGCGAAAGCGGCCAAAACCGTCAAGTACGGCGCCAACGTCGACGGTATATCCACCTGTGATCCGGAACAATACGGCAAACGATTCATAGAGTTCATGAGCAAAGCCATAGAGTAA
- the LOC105670364 gene encoding kinesin-like protein KIF23 isoform X6: MFSQLSILQCFVTLSVPSCLDDSSDFPNTELIDPEDDQAISKLVRYLQKHIQKRHLLREEGNQKQINFRNTLVQLVREYESLKHCNNEQKLIISTLEGRVCKLQNQIDGLLCKLNSACEAMRSMQQEVRNRDKQLKEQEIERQRIIQKYNARIEAEANRITKEMEIKLRKQQEWFESCIKKKDDKLKLVGSILSSVHDNASDNVLKAPTASGTESVEESISNKISSITSAESQVSKSLHCEVRQNMFLRARINGAKERTVEKPIPMISKKSSRPKTEVVQESLPTTSIDPSPSTIASTDNVADTKTKLDTKMTKRCKIPVVNPRYRAKSGDKWIDHRPAGIVPIGTIMQPQTQPHKQTVQKLTNPKTFRKKSAKYCLFAQEQDTDGELETKLYKADVLPTCGGGAQIVFNDIEYLKQISPSTAK, translated from the exons ATGTTTAGTCAACTGTCGATCCTCCAGTGTTTTGTTACGTTATCGGTTCCTTCTTG TTTGGATGATTCGAGTGATTTTCCAAATACAGAACTAATAGATCCGGAAGATGATCAAGCGATTTCGAAATTGGTACgatatttacaaaaacataTTCAGAAAAGGCACTTGCTGCGAGAGGAGGGTAATCAGAAAC agattaattttagaaatacgTTGGTACAACTGGTACGCGAATATGAGTCATTAAAACATTGCAACAATGAACAGAAATTAATA ATCTCTACGTTGGAGGGCCGAGTCTGTAAGTTGCAAAATCAAATCGATGGCTTGTTATGTAAATTGAACAGTGCATGTGAAGCTATGAGGAGTATGCAACAGGAA GTAAGAAATAGGGATAAGCAGCTAAAAGAACAAGAAATAGAGAGACAAAGAATAATACAGAAATACAATGCTAGGATAGAAGCTGAAGCTAATAGAATAACCaaagaaatggaaataaaGTTACGCAAACAGCAAGAATGGTTTGAA AGTtgcattaaaaagaaagatgaCAAATTGAAATTGGTGGGAAGTATATTGTCATCCGTTCACGATAATGCGTCCGATAATGTATTAAAGGCACCAACAGCTTCGGGAACAGAGTCTGTGGAAGAATCGATatccaataaaatatcttccatTACGTCTGCCGAGTCTCAAGTTTCCAAGAGTCTTCATTGCGAAGTCCGCCAGAATATGTTTTTACGTGCAAGAATCAATGGCGCCAAAGAAAGAACCGTAGAGAAACCAATCCCGATGATATCGAAAAAATCTTCACGTCCGAAAACAGAGGTCGTACAGGAATCACTTCCAACGACGTCGATCGATCCGTCTCCGTCTACGATTGCATCGACCGATAATGTAGCTGATACGAAAACTAAGTTGGATACAAAAATGACGAAAAGG TGTAAAATTCCTGTAGTGAATCCGAGATATCGAGCGAAAAGCGGAGATAAATGGATAGATCATCGGCCCGCCGGGATAGTTCCAATCGGTACGATCATGCAGCCACAAACGCAGCCTCATAAACAAACCGTTCAAAAGTTGACGAATCCGAAGACCTTCAGGAAGAAATCTGCCAAGTATTGTCTGTTTGCACAAGAACAAGATACAGATGGTGAACTTGAGACCAAATTGTACAAG GCTGATGTATTGCCTACATGCGGAGGTGGAGCGCAGATTGTATTTAATGacatagaatatttaaaacaaatatctcCGAGCACAGCGAAATGA
- the LOC105670364 gene encoding kinesin-like protein KIF23 isoform X2, whose amino-acid sequence MFSQLSILQCFVTLSVPSCLDDSSDFPNTELIDPEDDQAISKLVRYLQKHIQKRHLLREEGNQKQINFRNTLVQLVREYESLKHCNNEQKLIISTLEGRVCKLQNQIDGLLCKLNSACEAMRSMQQEVNIFIECNVVSCYLYIINIISVQVRNRDKQLKEQEIERQRIIQKYNARIEAEANRITKEMEIKLRKQQEWFESCIKKKDDKLKLVGSILSSVHDNASDNVLKAPTASGTESVEESISNKISSITSAESQVSKSLHCEVRQNMFLRARINGAKERTVEKPIPMISKKSSRPKTEVVQESLPTTSIDPSPSTIASTDNVADTKTKLDTKMTKRCKIPVVNPRYRAKSGDKWIDHRPAGIVPIGTIMQPQTQPHKQTVQKLTNPKTFRKKSAKYCLFAQEQDTDGELETKLYKADVLPTCGGGAQIVFNDIEYLKQISPSTAK is encoded by the exons ATGTTTAGTCAACTGTCGATCCTCCAGTGTTTTGTTACGTTATCGGTTCCTTCTTG TTTGGATGATTCGAGTGATTTTCCAAATACAGAACTAATAGATCCGGAAGATGATCAAGCGATTTCGAAATTGGTACgatatttacaaaaacataTTCAGAAAAGGCACTTGCTGCGAGAGGAGGGTAATCAGAAAC agattaattttagaaatacgTTGGTACAACTGGTACGCGAATATGAGTCATTAAAACATTGCAACAATGAACAGAAATTAATA ATCTCTACGTTGGAGGGCCGAGTCTGTAAGTTGCAAAATCAAATCGATGGCTTGTTATGTAAATTGAACAGTGCATGTGAAGCTATGAGGAGTATGCAACAGGAAGTAAACATCTTTATAGAATGCAATGTTGTATcctgttatttatatattattaacataatttctgTACAGGTAAGAAATAGGGATAAGCAGCTAAAAGAACAAGAAATAGAGAGACAAAGAATAATACAGAAATACAATGCTAGGATAGAAGCTGAAGCTAATAGAATAACCaaagaaatggaaataaaGTTACGCAAACAGCAAGAATGGTTTGAA AGTtgcattaaaaagaaagatgaCAAATTGAAATTGGTGGGAAGTATATTGTCATCCGTTCACGATAATGCGTCCGATAATGTATTAAAGGCACCAACAGCTTCGGGAACAGAGTCTGTGGAAGAATCGATatccaataaaatatcttccatTACGTCTGCCGAGTCTCAAGTTTCCAAGAGTCTTCATTGCGAAGTCCGCCAGAATATGTTTTTACGTGCAAGAATCAATGGCGCCAAAGAAAGAACCGTAGAGAAACCAATCCCGATGATATCGAAAAAATCTTCACGTCCGAAAACAGAGGTCGTACAGGAATCACTTCCAACGACGTCGATCGATCCGTCTCCGTCTACGATTGCATCGACCGATAATGTAGCTGATACGAAAACTAAGTTGGATACAAAAATGACGAAAAGG TGTAAAATTCCTGTAGTGAATCCGAGATATCGAGCGAAAAGCGGAGATAAATGGATAGATCATCGGCCCGCCGGGATAGTTCCAATCGGTACGATCATGCAGCCACAAACGCAGCCTCATAAACAAACCGTTCAAAAGTTGACGAATCCGAAGACCTTCAGGAAGAAATCTGCCAAGTATTGTCTGTTTGCACAAGAACAAGATACAGATGGTGAACTTGAGACCAAATTGTACAAG GCTGATGTATTGCCTACATGCGGAGGTGGAGCGCAGATTGTATTTAATGacatagaatatttaaaacaaatatctcCGAGCACAGCGAAATGA
- the PIP4K gene encoding phosphatidylinositol 5-phosphate 4-kinase type-2 alpha isoform X1, producing the protein MSSVPLMSSGLSKLKKKHFRVKHQKVKLFRANEPLLSVFMWGVNHTINELSHVNIPVMLLPDDFRAYSKLKVDNHLFNKENMPSHFKIKEYCPLVFRNLRERFGIDDLDYKESMTRCRVFNPSRAKQRSDLVEGVGVRTRQLVQRSATSPSITLFSSPSASSHNSILNKSLRTYSFKPKRLRSQPVLDDSSGKSGAKFYQSYDKLFIIKTLTSEEVERMHAFLKHYHPYIVERHGKTLLPQYLGMYRLTVDGVEHYVVAIRNVFSNHLTTHKKFDLKGSTVDREASDKEKEKDLPTYKDNDFVKEGTKIYIGEEAKAKLIETLTADVDFLTRLHLMDYSLLLGLHDCARAEQESRERAEREDDEDNHDEEDDSESGSGLESRGPMADRMWGWGGVGHAVASMATPPESPHAALVRDTSLQYEDAIIPELDIYAIPSKEGAPTKEIYFLAIIDVLTHYGVRKQAAKAAKTVKYGANVDGISTCDPEQYGKRFIEFMSKAIE; encoded by the exons ATGTCGAGCGTACCGCTGATGTCCAGCGGGCTCAGCAAGCTGAAGAAGAAACACTTTCGGGTGAAGCATCAGAAGGTTAAGCTGTTCCGCGCGAACGAGCCACTGCTCAGCGTGTTTATGTGGGGTGTTAATCATACA ATAAATGAACTTAGTCACGTTAACATTCCGGTAATGCTCTTGCCAGATGATTTTAGAGCTTACAGCAAATTGAAAGTGGATAATCATCTCTTCAACAA AGAGAACATGCCCTCCCACTTCAAAATCAAAGAATATTGCCCGTTAGTGTTTAGAAATTTGCGAGAGAGGTTTGGAATAGACGATCTGGATTACAAGGAATCGATGACAAG ATGTCGGGTGTTTAATCCCTCGCGAGCAAAGCAGCGTTCGGATTTGGTCGAAGGAGTAGGCGTGAGGACTCGTCAGTTGGTTCAGCGCTCCGCTACCTCTCCGTCGATCACTCTCTTCTCCTCTCCTTCCGCCTCCTCACACAATTCGATTCTAAACAAATCGCTACGCACCTACAGTTTTAAACCGAAACGCCTGAG ATCTCAGCCAGTGCTCGACGATTCGTCCGGAAAGAGTGGCGCCAAGTTTTACCAATCCTACGACAAGCTGTTCATAATTAAAACTCTTACGAGTGAGGAAGTGGAGAGAATGCACGCGTTCTTGAAGCATTACCATCCC TATATTGTCGAGCGACACGGAAAGACACTATTGCCGCAGTACTTGGGAATGTACCGGCTGACCGTTGACGGCGTCGAGCATTACGTCGTCGCCATAAGAAATGTGTTCTCCAACCATTTAACGACACACAAGAAGTTCGACCTGAAAGGCTCGACGGTGGACCGAGAGGCGTCGgacaaggagaaagagaaggatcTTCCTACCTACAAGGATAACGATTTCGTTAAAGAAGGAACGAAAATTTACATCGGGGAGGAGGCCAAAGCTAAACTAATAGAAACATTAACCGCCGACGTAGAC TTCTTGACAAGATTACACCTGATGGATTACTCCTTGCTGCTCGGCTTGCACGATTGCGCGCGTGCTGAACAGGAGAGTCGAGAGCGCGCGGAAAGGGAGGACGACGAGGATAATCACGATGAGGAGGACGACAGTGAATCCGGCAGCGGATTGGAGTCTCGAGGTCCAATGGCGGA CCGCATGTGGGGTTGGGGCGGCGTTGGCCACGCGGTTGCCAGTATGGCGACGCCTCCCGAGTCGCCGCACGCCGCGTTAGTACGTGATACCAGTCTACAATATGAAGACGCGATAATACCCGAACTAGATATTTATGCTATTCCTAGTAAAGAAG GTGCTCCCACGAAGGAGATCTATTTTTTGGCCATAATAGACGTGCTGACGCACTACGGCGTGCGCAAGCAGGCGGCGAAAGCGGCCAAAACCGTCAAGTACGGCGCCAACGTCGACGGTATATCCACCTGTGATCCGGAACAATACGGCAAACGATTCATAGAGTTCATGAGCAAAGCCATAGAGTAA
- the LOC105670364 gene encoding kinesin-like protein KIF23 isoform X1, which produces MFSQLSILQCFVTLSVPSCLDDSSDFPNTELIDPEDDQAISKLVRYLQKHIQKRHLLREEGNQKQINFRNTLVQLVREYESLKHCNNEQKLIISTLEGRVCKLQNQIDGLLCKLNSACEAMRSMQQEVNIFIECNVVSCYLYIINIISVQVRNRDKQLKEQEIERQRIIQKYNARIEAEANRITKEMEIKLRKQQEWFESCIKKKDDKLKLVGSILSSVHDNASDNVLKAPTASGTESVEESISNKISSITSAESQVSKSLHCEVRQNMFLRARINGAKERTVEKPIPMISKKSSRPKTEVVQESLPTTSIDPSPSTIASTDNVADTKTKLDTKMTKRVAYLHVEIKRRPSRRCKIPVVNPRYRAKSGDKWIDHRPAGIVPIGTIMQPQTQPHKQTVQKLTNPKTFRKKSAKYCLFAQEQDTDGELETKLYKADVLPTCGGGAQIVFNDIEYLKQISPSTAK; this is translated from the exons ATGTTTAGTCAACTGTCGATCCTCCAGTGTTTTGTTACGTTATCGGTTCCTTCTTG TTTGGATGATTCGAGTGATTTTCCAAATACAGAACTAATAGATCCGGAAGATGATCAAGCGATTTCGAAATTGGTACgatatttacaaaaacataTTCAGAAAAGGCACTTGCTGCGAGAGGAGGGTAATCAGAAAC agattaattttagaaatacgTTGGTACAACTGGTACGCGAATATGAGTCATTAAAACATTGCAACAATGAACAGAAATTAATA ATCTCTACGTTGGAGGGCCGAGTCTGTAAGTTGCAAAATCAAATCGATGGCTTGTTATGTAAATTGAACAGTGCATGTGAAGCTATGAGGAGTATGCAACAGGAAGTAAACATCTTTATAGAATGCAATGTTGTATcctgttatttatatattattaacataatttctgTACAGGTAAGAAATAGGGATAAGCAGCTAAAAGAACAAGAAATAGAGAGACAAAGAATAATACAGAAATACAATGCTAGGATAGAAGCTGAAGCTAATAGAATAACCaaagaaatggaaataaaGTTACGCAAACAGCAAGAATGGTTTGAA AGTtgcattaaaaagaaagatgaCAAATTGAAATTGGTGGGAAGTATATTGTCATCCGTTCACGATAATGCGTCCGATAATGTATTAAAGGCACCAACAGCTTCGGGAACAGAGTCTGTGGAAGAATCGATatccaataaaatatcttccatTACGTCTGCCGAGTCTCAAGTTTCCAAGAGTCTTCATTGCGAAGTCCGCCAGAATATGTTTTTACGTGCAAGAATCAATGGCGCCAAAGAAAGAACCGTAGAGAAACCAATCCCGATGATATCGAAAAAATCTTCACGTCCGAAAACAGAGGTCGTACAGGAATCACTTCCAACGACGTCGATCGATCCGTCTCCGTCTACGATTGCATCGACCGATAATGTAGCTGATACGAAAACTAAGTTGGATACAAAAATGACGAAAAGGGTAGCGTATTTACATGTAGAAATCAAGAGGAGGCCGAGTAGAAGA TGTAAAATTCCTGTAGTGAATCCGAGATATCGAGCGAAAAGCGGAGATAAATGGATAGATCATCGGCCCGCCGGGATAGTTCCAATCGGTACGATCATGCAGCCACAAACGCAGCCTCATAAACAAACCGTTCAAAAGTTGACGAATCCGAAGACCTTCAGGAAGAAATCTGCCAAGTATTGTCTGTTTGCACAAGAACAAGATACAGATGGTGAACTTGAGACCAAATTGTACAAG GCTGATGTATTGCCTACATGCGGAGGTGGAGCGCAGATTGTATTTAATGacatagaatatttaaaacaaatatctcCGAGCACAGCGAAATGA
- the LOC105670364 gene encoding kinesin-like protein KIF23 isoform X4 translates to MFSQLSILQCFVTLSVPSCLDDSSDFPNTELIDPEDDQAISKLVRYLQKHIQKRHLLREEGNQKQINFRNTLVQLVREYESLKHCNNEQKLIISTLEGRVCKLQNQIDGLLCKLNSACEAMRSMQQEVRNRDKQLKEQEIERQRIIQKYNARIEAEANRITKEMEIKLRKQQEWFESCIKKKDDKLKLVGSILSSVHDNASDNVLKAPTASGTESVEESISNKISSITSAESQVSKSLHCEVRQNMFLRARINGAKERTVEKPIPMISKKSSRPKTEVVQESLPTTSIDPSPSTIASTDNVADTKTKLDTKMTKRVAYLHVEIKRRPSRRCKIPVVNPRYRAKSGDKWIDHRPAGIVPIGTIMQPQTQPHKQTVQKLTNPKTFRKKSAKYCLFAQEQDTDGELETKLYKADVLPTCGGGAQIVFNDIEYLKQISPSTAK, encoded by the exons ATGTTTAGTCAACTGTCGATCCTCCAGTGTTTTGTTACGTTATCGGTTCCTTCTTG TTTGGATGATTCGAGTGATTTTCCAAATACAGAACTAATAGATCCGGAAGATGATCAAGCGATTTCGAAATTGGTACgatatttacaaaaacataTTCAGAAAAGGCACTTGCTGCGAGAGGAGGGTAATCAGAAAC agattaattttagaaatacgTTGGTACAACTGGTACGCGAATATGAGTCATTAAAACATTGCAACAATGAACAGAAATTAATA ATCTCTACGTTGGAGGGCCGAGTCTGTAAGTTGCAAAATCAAATCGATGGCTTGTTATGTAAATTGAACAGTGCATGTGAAGCTATGAGGAGTATGCAACAGGAA GTAAGAAATAGGGATAAGCAGCTAAAAGAACAAGAAATAGAGAGACAAAGAATAATACAGAAATACAATGCTAGGATAGAAGCTGAAGCTAATAGAATAACCaaagaaatggaaataaaGTTACGCAAACAGCAAGAATGGTTTGAA AGTtgcattaaaaagaaagatgaCAAATTGAAATTGGTGGGAAGTATATTGTCATCCGTTCACGATAATGCGTCCGATAATGTATTAAAGGCACCAACAGCTTCGGGAACAGAGTCTGTGGAAGAATCGATatccaataaaatatcttccatTACGTCTGCCGAGTCTCAAGTTTCCAAGAGTCTTCATTGCGAAGTCCGCCAGAATATGTTTTTACGTGCAAGAATCAATGGCGCCAAAGAAAGAACCGTAGAGAAACCAATCCCGATGATATCGAAAAAATCTTCACGTCCGAAAACAGAGGTCGTACAGGAATCACTTCCAACGACGTCGATCGATCCGTCTCCGTCTACGATTGCATCGACCGATAATGTAGCTGATACGAAAACTAAGTTGGATACAAAAATGACGAAAAGGGTAGCGTATTTACATGTAGAAATCAAGAGGAGGCCGAGTAGAAGA TGTAAAATTCCTGTAGTGAATCCGAGATATCGAGCGAAAAGCGGAGATAAATGGATAGATCATCGGCCCGCCGGGATAGTTCCAATCGGTACGATCATGCAGCCACAAACGCAGCCTCATAAACAAACCGTTCAAAAGTTGACGAATCCGAAGACCTTCAGGAAGAAATCTGCCAAGTATTGTCTGTTTGCACAAGAACAAGATACAGATGGTGAACTTGAGACCAAATTGTACAAG GCTGATGTATTGCCTACATGCGGAGGTGGAGCGCAGATTGTATTTAATGacatagaatatttaaaacaaatatctcCGAGCACAGCGAAATGA
- the LOC105670364 gene encoding kinesin-like protein KIF23 isoform X3, with protein MATLDDSSDFPNTELIDPEDDQAISKLVRYLQKHIQKRHLLREEGNQKQINFRNTLVQLVREYESLKHCNNEQKLIISTLEGRVCKLQNQIDGLLCKLNSACEAMRSMQQEVNIFIECNVVSCYLYIINIISVQVRNRDKQLKEQEIERQRIIQKYNARIEAEANRITKEMEIKLRKQQEWFESCIKKKDDKLKLVGSILSSVHDNASDNVLKAPTASGTESVEESISNKISSITSAESQVSKSLHCEVRQNMFLRARINGAKERTVEKPIPMISKKSSRPKTEVVQESLPTTSIDPSPSTIASTDNVADTKTKLDTKMTKRVAYLHVEIKRRPSRRCKIPVVNPRYRAKSGDKWIDHRPAGIVPIGTIMQPQTQPHKQTVQKLTNPKTFRKKSAKYCLFAQEQDTDGELETKLYKADVLPTCGGGAQIVFNDIEYLKQISPSTAK; from the exons ATGGCTAC TTTGGATGATTCGAGTGATTTTCCAAATACAGAACTAATAGATCCGGAAGATGATCAAGCGATTTCGAAATTGGTACgatatttacaaaaacataTTCAGAAAAGGCACTTGCTGCGAGAGGAGGGTAATCAGAAAC agattaattttagaaatacgTTGGTACAACTGGTACGCGAATATGAGTCATTAAAACATTGCAACAATGAACAGAAATTAATA ATCTCTACGTTGGAGGGCCGAGTCTGTAAGTTGCAAAATCAAATCGATGGCTTGTTATGTAAATTGAACAGTGCATGTGAAGCTATGAGGAGTATGCAACAGGAAGTAAACATCTTTATAGAATGCAATGTTGTATcctgttatttatatattattaacataatttctgTACAGGTAAGAAATAGGGATAAGCAGCTAAAAGAACAAGAAATAGAGAGACAAAGAATAATACAGAAATACAATGCTAGGATAGAAGCTGAAGCTAATAGAATAACCaaagaaatggaaataaaGTTACGCAAACAGCAAGAATGGTTTGAA AGTtgcattaaaaagaaagatgaCAAATTGAAATTGGTGGGAAGTATATTGTCATCCGTTCACGATAATGCGTCCGATAATGTATTAAAGGCACCAACAGCTTCGGGAACAGAGTCTGTGGAAGAATCGATatccaataaaatatcttccatTACGTCTGCCGAGTCTCAAGTTTCCAAGAGTCTTCATTGCGAAGTCCGCCAGAATATGTTTTTACGTGCAAGAATCAATGGCGCCAAAGAAAGAACCGTAGAGAAACCAATCCCGATGATATCGAAAAAATCTTCACGTCCGAAAACAGAGGTCGTACAGGAATCACTTCCAACGACGTCGATCGATCCGTCTCCGTCTACGATTGCATCGACCGATAATGTAGCTGATACGAAAACTAAGTTGGATACAAAAATGACGAAAAGGGTAGCGTATTTACATGTAGAAATCAAGAGGAGGCCGAGTAGAAGA TGTAAAATTCCTGTAGTGAATCCGAGATATCGAGCGAAAAGCGGAGATAAATGGATAGATCATCGGCCCGCCGGGATAGTTCCAATCGGTACGATCATGCAGCCACAAACGCAGCCTCATAAACAAACCGTTCAAAAGTTGACGAATCCGAAGACCTTCAGGAAGAAATCTGCCAAGTATTGTCTGTTTGCACAAGAACAAGATACAGATGGTGAACTTGAGACCAAATTGTACAAG GCTGATGTATTGCCTACATGCGGAGGTGGAGCGCAGATTGTATTTAATGacatagaatatttaaaacaaatatctcCGAGCACAGCGAAATGA
- the LOC105670364 gene encoding kinesin-like protein KIF23 isoform X5, with protein MMAYIFLIHASRLIWKISQISTLEGRVCKLQNQIDGLLCKLNSACEAMRSMQQEVRNRDKQLKEQEIERQRIIQKYNARIEAEANRITKEMEIKLRKQQEWFESCIKKKDDKLKLVGSILSSVHDNASDNVLKAPTASGTESVEESISNKISSITSAESQVSKSLHCEVRQNMFLRARINGAKERTVEKPIPMISKKSSRPKTEVVQESLPTTSIDPSPSTIASTDNVADTKTKLDTKMTKRVAYLHVEIKRRPSRRCKIPVVNPRYRAKSGDKWIDHRPAGIVPIGTIMQPQTQPHKQTVQKLTNPKTFRKKSAKYCLFAQEQDTDGELETKLYKADVLPTCGGGAQIVFNDIEYLKQISPSTAK; from the exons ATGATggcatatattttcttaatacatGCATCGAGATTGATATGGAAAATTTCTCAGATCTCTACGTTGGAGGGCCGAGTCTGTAAGTTGCAAAATCAAATCGATGGCTTGTTATGTAAATTGAACAGTGCATGTGAAGCTATGAGGAGTATGCAACAGGAA GTAAGAAATAGGGATAAGCAGCTAAAAGAACAAGAAATAGAGAGACAAAGAATAATACAGAAATACAATGCTAGGATAGAAGCTGAAGCTAATAGAATAACCaaagaaatggaaataaaGTTACGCAAACAGCAAGAATGGTTTGAA AGTtgcattaaaaagaaagatgaCAAATTGAAATTGGTGGGAAGTATATTGTCATCCGTTCACGATAATGCGTCCGATAATGTATTAAAGGCACCAACAGCTTCGGGAACAGAGTCTGTGGAAGAATCGATatccaataaaatatcttccatTACGTCTGCCGAGTCTCAAGTTTCCAAGAGTCTTCATTGCGAAGTCCGCCAGAATATGTTTTTACGTGCAAGAATCAATGGCGCCAAAGAAAGAACCGTAGAGAAACCAATCCCGATGATATCGAAAAAATCTTCACGTCCGAAAACAGAGGTCGTACAGGAATCACTTCCAACGACGTCGATCGATCCGTCTCCGTCTACGATTGCATCGACCGATAATGTAGCTGATACGAAAACTAAGTTGGATACAAAAATGACGAAAAGGGTAGCGTATTTACATGTAGAAATCAAGAGGAGGCCGAGTAGAAGA TGTAAAATTCCTGTAGTGAATCCGAGATATCGAGCGAAAAGCGGAGATAAATGGATAGATCATCGGCCCGCCGGGATAGTTCCAATCGGTACGATCATGCAGCCACAAACGCAGCCTCATAAACAAACCGTTCAAAAGTTGACGAATCCGAAGACCTTCAGGAAGAAATCTGCCAAGTATTGTCTGTTTGCACAAGAACAAGATACAGATGGTGAACTTGAGACCAAATTGTACAAG GCTGATGTATTGCCTACATGCGGAGGTGGAGCGCAGATTGTATTTAATGacatagaatatttaaaacaaatatctcCGAGCACAGCGAAATGA